The following coding sequences lie in one Tachysurus fulvidraco isolate hzauxx_2018 chromosome 19, HZAU_PFXX_2.0, whole genome shotgun sequence genomic window:
- the ing3 gene encoding inhibitor of growth protein 3 isoform X2: protein MLYLEDYLEMIEQLPMDLRDRFTEMREMDLQVQNAMDQLEQRVNEFFANAKKNKPEWREEQMEVIKKDYYKALEDADEKVQLANQIYDLVDRHLRKLDQELAKFKMELEADNAGITEILERRSLEMDSPSQPVNNHHVHSHATGEKRKYSTPTHHTTEHVPEKKFKSEALLSTLTSDASKENTPGCRANSTSSSTNSVYSVNSSQSLSSYNLSSLPLGPAGAISMAAAQAVQATAQMKEGRRTSSMKASYEAIKNDILPRDFASNRETSGYMSSTLASTLTQNLTTSNSSDSRTGRKSKNNNKSSNHQSSSSSSSSSLSSCSSSSALAHELAQQTAALPESDSSGQVDWTYDPNEPRYCICNQVSYGEMVGCDNQDCPIEWFHYGCVGLTEAPKGKWYCPQCTAAMKRRGSRHK, encoded by the exons ATGCTGTACTTGGAGGACTACCTCGAGA TGATCGAGCAGCTACCCATGGACCTCCGCGACAGGTTTACGGAAATGAGGGAGATGGACCTGCAAGTACAGA ATGCTATGGACCAGCTGGAGCAGAGAGTTAATGAGTTCTTTGCCAATGCTAAGAAGAACAAACCTGAATGGAGGGAGGAGCAGATGGAGGTTATTAAGAAG GACTATTATAAAGCGTTGGAAGATGCTGATGAAAAAGTCCAATTAGCCAATCAAATCTATGATCTG GTGGATCGACACTTAAGGAAGTTGGATCAGGAACTTGCAAAGTTCAAAATGGAGCTGGAAGCAGACAACGCTGGCATTACAGAAATCCTGGAGAGAC GATCATTGGAAATGGACAGTCCATCTCAACCTGTCAATAACCATCATGTTCACTCGCATGCCACTGGAGAAA AGAGGAAGTACAGCACGCCAACTCACCACACTACTGAGCATGTGCCAGAGAAGAAGTTTAAATCCGAAGCTCTGCTCTCAACGTTGACATCAGATGCCTCTAAAGAGAACACCCCGG gttgCAGAGCGAACAGCACGTCCTCCTCAACCAACAGCGTGTACAGTGTGAACTCCTCCCAGTCTCTTTCCTCCTACAACCTGAGCTCTCTGCCATTGGGTCCAGCAGGAGCCATCAGTATGGCTGCAGCTCAGGCAGTGCAGGCCACAGCACAG ATGAAGGAGGGCAGAAGGACGTCAAGTATGAAGGCTTCCTATGAGGCCATTAAAAATGATATCCTGCCTCGGGACTTTGCTTCGAACAGAGAGACATCTGGCTACATGTCCTCGACTCTGGCCTCCACtctcacacagaacctcaccACCAGCAACAGTTCAGACTCCCGCACAGGACGCAAGAGCAA AAACAACAACAAGTCTTCCAACCACCAgtcctcatcatcttcatcctcttcttccCTGTCATCCTGTTCCTCCTCCTCGGCTCTGGCTCACGAGCTGGCCCAGCAGACAGCCGCGCTACCAGAGAGCGACAGCAGCGGACAAGTGGACTGGACTTACGACCCCAACGAGCCCCGCTACTGCATTTGCAACCAG GTGTCTTATGGTGAGATGGTTGGCTGTGATAATCAGGAT
- the ing3 gene encoding inhibitor of growth protein 3 isoform X1, with translation MLYLEDYLEMIEQLPMDLRDRFTEMREMDLQVQNAMDQLEQRVNEFFANAKKNKPEWREEQMEVIKKDYYKALEDADEKVQLANQIYDLVDRHLRKLDQELAKFKMELEADNAGITEILERRSLEMDSPSQPVNNHHVHSHATGEKRKYSTPTHHTTEHVPEKKFKSEALLSTLTSDASKENTPGCRANSTSSSTNSVYSVNSSQSLSSYNLSSLPLGPAGAISMAAAQAVQATAQGPCGLVLQMKEGRRTSSMKASYEAIKNDILPRDFASNRETSGYMSSTLASTLTQNLTTSNSSDSRTGRKSKNNNKSSNHQSSSSSSSSSLSSCSSSSALAHELAQQTAALPESDSSGQVDWTYDPNEPRYCICNQVSYGEMVGCDNQDCPIEWFHYGCVGLTEAPKGKWYCPQCTAAMKRRGSRHK, from the exons ATGCTGTACTTGGAGGACTACCTCGAGA TGATCGAGCAGCTACCCATGGACCTCCGCGACAGGTTTACGGAAATGAGGGAGATGGACCTGCAAGTACAGA ATGCTATGGACCAGCTGGAGCAGAGAGTTAATGAGTTCTTTGCCAATGCTAAGAAGAACAAACCTGAATGGAGGGAGGAGCAGATGGAGGTTATTAAGAAG GACTATTATAAAGCGTTGGAAGATGCTGATGAAAAAGTCCAATTAGCCAATCAAATCTATGATCTG GTGGATCGACACTTAAGGAAGTTGGATCAGGAACTTGCAAAGTTCAAAATGGAGCTGGAAGCAGACAACGCTGGCATTACAGAAATCCTGGAGAGAC GATCATTGGAAATGGACAGTCCATCTCAACCTGTCAATAACCATCATGTTCACTCGCATGCCACTGGAGAAA AGAGGAAGTACAGCACGCCAACTCACCACACTACTGAGCATGTGCCAGAGAAGAAGTTTAAATCCGAAGCTCTGCTCTCAACGTTGACATCAGATGCCTCTAAAGAGAACACCCCGG gttgCAGAGCGAACAGCACGTCCTCCTCAACCAACAGCGTGTACAGTGTGAACTCCTCCCAGTCTCTTTCCTCCTACAACCTGAGCTCTCTGCCATTGGGTCCAGCAGGAGCCATCAGTATGGCTGCAGCTCAGGCAGTGCAGGCCACAGCACAG gGACCCTGTGGTCTCGTGTTGCAGATGAAGGAGGGCAGAAGGACGTCAAGTATGAAGGCTTCCTATGAGGCCATTAAAAATGATATCCTGCCTCGGGACTTTGCTTCGAACAGAGAGACATCTGGCTACATGTCCTCGACTCTGGCCTCCACtctcacacagaacctcaccACCAGCAACAGTTCAGACTCCCGCACAGGACGCAAGAGCAA AAACAACAACAAGTCTTCCAACCACCAgtcctcatcatcttcatcctcttcttccCTGTCATCCTGTTCCTCCTCCTCGGCTCTGGCTCACGAGCTGGCCCAGCAGACAGCCGCGCTACCAGAGAGCGACAGCAGCGGACAAGTGGACTGGACTTACGACCCCAACGAGCCCCGCTACTGCATTTGCAACCAG GTGTCTTATGGTGAGATGGTTGGCTGTGATAATCAGGAT